In the genome of Paenibacillus sp. FSL R5-0766, one region contains:
- a CDS encoding MerR family transcriptional regulator produces MKTPYFTVKDIIQITGITKRALHYYDKTDLLKPSKVEDNGYRYYDQEALGNLQMILLLKEMNFSLKDIAAMMQLSKDEQKDILREHRSTLVQRKQKLETIIDQLDEYVDGTDISHLNLFDDSPILSIQEQYESEAKFIYGDTEKYQEFEANVSQLSAEEQEQAYQQFSVNMEQVFRELAKHQDLSPASGEVQSLVREWKSCLEQFMSCDAEILRCIAEAYTTDRRYAGYFDQFGNEGFLRFLYQAIMVNVEVGVISAVKDVR; encoded by the coding sequence ATGAAGACACCCTATTTCACCGTTAAAGACATCATTCAGATTACAGGCATCACCAAACGCGCATTACATTATTACGATAAAACGGATCTATTAAAACCGAGCAAAGTCGAGGACAATGGCTATCGGTATTATGATCAAGAGGCACTCGGGAATCTGCAAATGATTCTGTTGCTCAAAGAAATGAATTTCTCACTGAAAGACATTGCAGCCATGATGCAGCTTTCCAAAGACGAACAAAAAGATATCCTAAGAGAGCATCGCAGTACACTGGTTCAACGCAAACAAAAGCTCGAAACCATCATCGACCAGTTGGACGAGTATGTGGATGGAACGGATATCTCTCATCTTAATCTGTTTGACGATTCTCCCATTCTGTCCATTCAAGAACAATATGAATCCGAGGCGAAGTTCATCTACGGAGATACCGAGAAATACCAGGAATTCGAAGCGAATGTGAGCCAGCTGTCTGCGGAAGAGCAAGAACAAGCCTACCAGCAGTTCTCGGTCAACATGGAGCAGGTATTTCGGGAGTTGGCGAAACATCAGGATCTGTCCCCTGCTTCTGGTGAGGTGCAATCGTTAGTGCGTGAATGGAAGAGTTGTCTGGAGCAGTTTATGAGCTGTGATGCTGAGATTCTGAGGTGTATTGCAGAAGCCTATACGACAGATCGTCGCTATGCGGGTTATTTTGATCAGTTTGGCAATGAGGGATTTTTGAGGTTTTTGTATCAAGCGATTATGGTCAATGTGGAGGTTGGGGTCATTTCAGCTGTGAAAGATGTTAGGTAA
- a CDS encoding DUF2268 domain-containing protein has protein sequence MKITALRSDQIYEEIIQAAPDEKLELYRELMMSPFMNKWNIQQIPFRSQEPHGFDVIMMNNFMNIAPADITPEINKSLAAISSEAFWQQCHEAVRRSLSTFTDHGIELSVSEYLYTILLGDKNSPSLTMNEGISGDGGIPGYIIANLIPNRYTLPRMQSVLAHECNHNIRYQYIQWNPQITLGEMVVSEGLAESFATSLYGEDLLGPWVAKTDMETLNKVIKPKMKDKLHVTGFDQINPYLYGDELALLQNFTPVGMPYAAGYACGYHLIQYYLNKTGTPITEATITPASVILAETKEFWNEDTLFHR, from the coding sequence ATGAAAATTACCGCGTTACGTTCAGATCAAATCTATGAGGAGATCATCCAGGCTGCACCTGATGAGAAATTGGAGTTATACCGCGAGCTTATGATGAGTCCATTCATGAACAAATGGAACATTCAACAGATCCCGTTTCGATCTCAAGAGCCTCACGGCTTCGACGTGATTATGATGAATAATTTTATGAATATCGCTCCCGCAGATATCACACCTGAGATTAACAAATCGTTAGCAGCGATTTCGTCTGAGGCATTTTGGCAACAGTGTCATGAAGCTGTCCGTAGGAGTCTATCTACCTTTACAGATCACGGGATTGAGCTATCGGTCTCCGAATATCTATATACGATTTTATTAGGCGATAAAAACAGTCCATCATTGACCATGAACGAAGGCATCAGCGGAGATGGTGGAATCCCGGGTTATATTATTGCGAACCTGATCCCCAATAGGTATACTCTACCTCGTATGCAATCCGTGTTAGCCCATGAATGCAATCACAACATAAGGTATCAATATATCCAGTGGAATCCACAGATTACGCTTGGCGAGATGGTTGTTAGCGAGGGGTTGGCAGAGAGCTTTGCGACATCCCTGTATGGAGAAGATTTGCTAGGCCCCTGGGTAGCCAAAACGGATATGGAGACTTTGAATAAAGTAATCAAACCGAAGATGAAAGACAAGCTGCATGTCACCGGTTTTGACCAGATCAATCCGTATCTATACGGCGATGAACTTGCCCTATTGCAAAATTTCACGCCCGTAGGTATGCCCTATGCGGCTGGTTATGCCTGCGGTTATCACTTAATTCAATATTATCTGAACAAAACAGGTACACCGATTACCGAAGCAACCATCACTCCGGCAAGTGTCATCCTTGCTGAAACAAAGGAATTTTGGAATGAAGACACCCTATTTCACCGTTAA
- a CDS encoding MFS transporter — translation MKIKSNYTKLFGAFSLTFLGDGLTLAAVPWLISTLTSDTLYASITMTALRLPWLLFSLPVGVLIDRYSRKHMLIGAGFTRMMLLLAQTLCIWGGWVSIPILALFMFGIGLSRVVFDSTVQTIIPQLVDESKLEKANGQFTAGQLITSDILGVALGGFIITLHIVFPFAIDAVTAVIALFFLISLKGNFYPGDTETSKKEVRPMKNWKREMWSGIRYVYHDRFLRGLAILSVTITLMYSIILATQIFFVRDVLQLDAFAFGILISIATIGSIVGSQAVAYMRKKWSTKQLIISSILCMGMIYGVVGLTTNAYMVGGLYFCAAFFIIVYNVTRSSILQRSVPNELLGRVGSVFRFLSFGISAIGTLLGGLLVRVSETTFDRIFSLQLPYLLLSLIYILSALIFALKMKNHSESQQRNINA, via the coding sequence ATGAAGATTAAATCGAACTATACCAAGTTATTTGGTGCATTTTCGCTTACATTTTTGGGTGATGGACTTACACTTGCTGCGGTTCCTTGGCTCATATCAACACTTACGAGCGATACGCTGTATGCCTCCATCACCATGACGGCACTTCGTTTACCCTGGCTGCTATTCAGTCTGCCCGTGGGTGTTCTCATCGACCGATACTCACGCAAACATATGCTGATTGGGGCAGGCTTTACGCGAATGATGCTTCTGCTTGCTCAGACGTTATGTATCTGGGGAGGATGGGTGAGTATTCCGATTCTCGCTTTATTCATGTTTGGTATTGGCCTTAGCCGAGTCGTATTCGACAGTACGGTGCAGACGATCATCCCTCAACTTGTAGATGAGAGTAAATTAGAAAAAGCGAATGGGCAGTTCACCGCCGGACAGTTAATTACCAGTGACATTCTGGGCGTTGCTCTGGGAGGGTTCATTATCACCCTGCATATTGTTTTTCCTTTTGCCATAGACGCCGTAACGGCTGTTATTGCTCTGTTTTTTTTAATCAGTTTGAAGGGAAACTTCTATCCAGGGGATACGGAAACATCCAAGAAGGAAGTTCGCCCAATGAAGAATTGGAAACGTGAGATGTGGTCCGGTATTCGATATGTCTATCATGATCGTTTTCTCCGCGGATTAGCTATTCTATCTGTCACCATTACGCTGATGTATTCGATTATCCTGGCTACTCAGATCTTTTTTGTACGAGATGTGCTTCAGTTGGATGCTTTTGCATTTGGTATTCTCATCTCCATTGCAACCATCGGCAGCATTGTAGGGAGCCAGGCTGTTGCATATATGCGTAAGAAATGGAGTACAAAACAATTAATTATCTCCTCCATTCTGTGCATGGGAATGATCTACGGTGTGGTGGGCCTAACTACAAATGCGTATATGGTAGGCGGCCTGTACTTCTGTGCTGCATTTTTCATTATTGTGTACAATGTTACCCGTTCCTCCATCCTGCAACGTTCCGTTCCTAATGAGCTACTTGGTAGGGTCGGAAGTGTGTTTCGCTTTTTATCCTTTGGCATCAGTGCCATTGGTACGCTTCTCGGCGGATTATTGGTGCGGGTTAGTGAGACGACTTTTGACCGCATATTCTCGCTGCAACTCCCTTACCTCTTGTTAAGCCTGATCTATATCCTGTCTGCTCTGATATTCGCACTGAAGATGAAGAATCATTCAGAGAGCCAGCAGCGTAACATCAACGCTTGA
- a CDS encoding galactokinase family protein, producing MTTQPLNLIQSTEGQALLAQMYGQSQVGEQTARYTKLNATFEEYFGTQEGSKLFSAAGRSEIGGNHTDHNHGKVLAGSITLDTLAVAAPTAESVITFYSEGYDKKYVIDLTDLTPNTEDDGTTALIRGMAAGFGEFGYKIGGFQAYLSSNVFSASGVSSSASFEMLICTILNHFYNDGGLDVVTMAKIGQYAENHYWNKPSGLLDQMACAYGGLIAIDFENPAQPVIEPVQWDFQQNGYSLVIVNTGGNHADLTEDYAAVPYEMRAVAQALGSEYVREITADAIYANLKKVREAAGDRAVLRALHFLEENNRVDGQVQALRDGRFADFLKLITASGNSSWKWLQNVYQSGAVKEQEIGIALALTENYLQNLGDGACRIHGGGFAGVILTILPNEKVEEYMSWMHDMLETPIIVVNVRAQGAVCLNALVVSVNE from the coding sequence ATGACAACACAACCATTGAATCTGATCCAATCCACGGAGGGCCAAGCATTGCTTGCCCAAATGTATGGACAATCACAAGTAGGGGAACAGACTGCACGTTACACGAAGCTGAACGCAACGTTCGAAGAGTACTTTGGCACGCAAGAGGGAAGCAAGTTGTTCAGCGCGGCAGGACGCAGCGAGATTGGCGGCAATCACACGGATCATAACCATGGTAAAGTGCTGGCGGGCAGCATTACACTGGATACACTTGCCGTGGCTGCACCAACTGCGGAGTCGGTTATTACTTTTTATTCGGAAGGCTACGACAAGAAATATGTAATCGATCTCACAGATCTCACGCCAAATACGGAAGACGATGGCACAACAGCATTGATTCGCGGTATGGCTGCGGGATTTGGAGAATTTGGATATAAAATAGGCGGCTTCCAAGCGTACCTCTCAAGTAATGTGTTCTCGGCATCAGGAGTTAGTTCCTCGGCGTCATTCGAGATGCTGATCTGTACGATTTTGAATCATTTCTATAATGACGGTGGACTGGATGTTGTGACCATGGCCAAAATCGGCCAGTATGCGGAGAATCACTATTGGAACAAACCTTCCGGTCTGCTGGATCAGATGGCTTGTGCGTATGGCGGACTGATTGCCATTGATTTTGAAAATCCTGCACAGCCTGTCATTGAGCCTGTTCAGTGGGATTTCCAACAGAATGGTTATTCATTGGTCATTGTAAATACGGGCGGTAACCACGCCGATCTGACGGAAGATTACGCTGCTGTGCCATATGAGATGAGAGCGGTTGCTCAGGCGCTGGGCAGTGAGTATGTTCGGGAAATTACAGCTGACGCAATCTATGCCAACCTCAAGAAGGTTCGTGAAGCGGCTGGGGATCGTGCCGTGCTGCGTGCGCTTCATTTCCTGGAAGAAAACAATCGTGTCGATGGTCAGGTTCAGGCGTTGCGGGATGGACGTTTTGCTGATTTCCTGAAGCTGATTACAGCGTCCGGTAACTCGTCATGGAAGTGGTTGCAGAATGTATATCAGAGTGGCGCTGTGAAGGAGCAGGAGATTGGCATCGCGTTGGCACTGACCGAGAATTATCTGCAAAACCTGGGTGATGGCGCTTGTCGTATTCATGGTGGTGGATTCGCAGGGGTTATTCTGACGATCCTTCCGAACGAAAAAGTAGAAGAGTATATGTCCTGGATGCACGACATGCTGGAAACGCCGATTATTGTTGTTAATGTGCGTGCACAGGGTGCGGTATGTCTGAATGCATTGGTGGTTAGCGTGAACGAATAG